One genomic window of Bacillus mycoides includes the following:
- a CDS encoding YndM family protein codes for MKHIVALLIKYTGISAVLLMILGIFQGISIPRILFISLIITGAAYLIGDLFILPKYGNMVATIADLGLSFVGIWALTYLLADIDLTRNIGASAFFAALLIGVAEIFFHIYMKKVVLHGDEDSRESTTIGHDKYAMEISDEYVDYSRIKRGNPSRKVEDKTDKLK; via the coding sequence ATGAAACATATTGTTGCCTTATTAATTAAATATACCGGTATTAGTGCTGTATTATTGATGATACTAGGCATTTTTCAGGGTATTTCGATTCCAAGAATATTGTTTATTTCATTAATAATTACTGGAGCGGCCTATTTAATAGGAGATTTATTTATTTTACCTAAGTATGGAAACATGGTGGCTACCATTGCTGATTTGGGCTTGAGCTTTGTAGGAATTTGGGCATTAACGTATCTTTTAGCAGATATAGACTTGACTCGTAATATTGGAGCATCTGCTTTTTTTGCAGCTTTGCTTATTGGTGTGGCAGAAATATTTTTTCATATCTATATGAAGAAAGTTGTTTTACATGGGGATGAGGATTCACGAGAATCCACTACTATTGGTCATGATAAATATGCTATGGAGATCTCTGATGAGTATGTAGATTATTCTAGAATAAAAAGGGGAAATCCATCTAGAAAAGTAGAAGATAAAACTGATAAATTGAAATAA
- a CDS encoding recombinase family protein codes for MANIYGYIRVSTKDQNEQRQLHKMMERDVEARRIFVDKASGRHFDRPQYQLLRKVLSTGDIVYIDALDRMGRNYDEVISEWKYITRELQADIVVLENETLFDSRKFREMGDMGRLMEDQFLSLLSYVADQERKKIHQRQMEGIAVAKSQGKHLGRPQVNLSTLSKQQINIIVETYSKWKSGEITAVMFMEMLELRKNTFYKIMKEYDEAK; via the coding sequence GTGGCAAATATTTATGGATATATTCGTGTAAGTACAAAAGATCAAAATGAACAACGTCAGTTACATAAGATGATGGAACGAGATGTGGAAGCTCGGCGAATTTTTGTCGATAAAGCAAGTGGGCGACATTTTGATCGTCCTCAGTATCAATTATTACGAAAAGTATTAAGTACAGGTGATATTGTTTACATAGATGCTTTAGATCGTATGGGACGTAATTATGATGAAGTAATTTCAGAGTGGAAATACATAACAAGAGAATTACAAGCTGATATTGTTGTTTTAGAAAATGAAACTTTATTCGATAGCCGTAAGTTCCGTGAAATGGGTGACATGGGTCGGTTGATGGAAGATCAATTTTTATCTTTGCTTTCTTATGTTGCCGATCAAGAACGTAAAAAAATTCATCAGAGACAAATGGAAGGTATCGCTGTAGCAAAATCTCAAGGAAAACACTTAGGCCGTCCTCAGGTAAACCTTTCGACGCTAAGCAAACAACAAATAAATATAATAGTAGAAACTTATTCAAAGTGGAAGAGTGGAGAAATAACTGCTGTTATGTTTATGGAAATGTTAGAACTAAGAAAAAACACGTTTTATAAAATTATGAAGGAATATGACGAAGCAAAGTAG
- a CDS encoding alpha/beta-type small acid-soluble spore protein translates to MANTNSGSRNELLVRGAENAIDQMKYEIAQEFGVQLGADTTARANGSIGGEITKRLVAMAEQQLGGGITR, encoded by the coding sequence ATGGCAAACACTAATAGCGGAAGTCGTAATGAATTATTGGTTCGAGGCGCTGAGAATGCAATTGATCAAATGAAGTATGAGATCGCACAAGAGTTTGGTGTACAACTTGGTGCAGACACAACAGCTCGTGCAAACGGTTCTATTGGTGGCGAAATCACAAAACGTTTAGTTGCAATGGCTGAACAACAACTTGGCGGTGGAATTACCCGCTAA
- a CDS encoding asparagine synthase — MNIREGLIPTTLGTAVTAAGYALKQTRGSNKMIANTLFGFGLAHVVLGVIDLVEHRR, encoded by the coding sequence ATGAATATTCGTGAAGGATTAATTCCAACTACATTAGGTACAGCAGTTACAGCTGCGGGTTATGCCTTGAAGCAAACTCGTGGATCTAATAAGATGATTGCAAATACATTATTTGGATTTGGTTTAGCTCACGTTGTTTTAGGTGTAATTGATCTTGTGGAACATCGCCGTTAG
- a CDS encoding DUF378 domain-containing protein, translating to MRTIQRIALALVIIGAINWGLIGFFKFDLVGTIFGGQNAFLARVIFALVGLSGLMCLTQLFQPMKDANHEMNRKEYGNPNYSTEFGEETHMTNINRSSTEVYKNTRNTLDED from the coding sequence ATGAGAACTATACAGCGAATTGCCTTAGCTTTAGTTATTATTGGTGCTATTAATTGGGGGCTAATTGGTTTCTTTAAGTTTGATTTAGTAGGGACAATATTCGGTGGACAGAATGCCTTTTTGGCAAGAGTAATCTTTGCTCTTGTTGGACTAAGTGGGTTAATGTGCTTAACGCAGTTATTTCAACCGATGAAGGATGCTAATCACGAGATGAATCGTAAAGAATATGGAAACCCTAATTATAGTACTGAATTTGGTGAGGAAACACATATGACAAATATAAATAGATCTTCTACGGAAGTTTATAAGAATACCCGCAATACATTAGATGAAGATTAA
- a CDS encoding DUF3231 family protein, whose product MGVLSGNPQNEPLHYGEVFDIWSYLLAAQGSVAGHQVFMNHTGDEDLKKFLQNLIENDMTSEIEELKALLKVNGVALPPAPPERPVASIEDIPPGARINDAEIAAAVGVSLAAGLVTCSQVMGKCLREDVGMLFGQFHMKKAQAGVTLLRLSKKKGWVVPPPLHVRNSEQA is encoded by the coding sequence ATGGGTGTATTAAGTGGAAATCCTCAAAATGAGCCTTTACATTACGGAGAAGTATTTGATATTTGGAGTTATCTTCTTGCGGCACAAGGATCTGTTGCTGGACATCAAGTATTTATGAATCACACAGGTGATGAAGATTTAAAGAAGTTCTTACAAAACTTAATTGAAAATGATATGACTTCTGAAATAGAAGAGTTAAAAGCTCTTTTAAAGGTGAATGGAGTGGCTTTACCACCAGCACCTCCAGAAAGACCGGTTGCTTCTATTGAAGATATTCCTCCTGGCGCACGCATCAATGATGCTGAAATTGCAGCAGCTGTTGGAGTAAGCCTTGCAGCAGGATTAGTAACTTGTAGTCAAGTGATGGGGAAATGTCTTCGAGAGGATGTAGGCATGCTCTTTGGACAATTTCACATGAAAAAAGCACAAGCTGGAGTAACTTTACTACGTTTAAGTAAGAAGAAGGGTTGGGTAGTTCCTCCGCCATTACATGTTCGAAATTCTGAACAAGCTTAA
- a CDS encoding IS6 family transposase: MEKENVFKWKHYQPDIILLTVRWYLRYNLSFRDLVEMLEERGLSISHTTIMRWVHQYGPELDKRIRRHLKQTNDSWRVDETYIKVKGQWMYLYRAVDSKGNTIDFFLNKTRGQKAAKRFFKKALRSFHVSKPRVITVDKNPAYPIAIEQLKKEKSIPDGMQLRQQKYLNNIVEQDHRFIKKRIRSMQGFKCFDTATSILSGVEAMHMIKKEQLDLRDQSVQNQKEFIHQLFGLAA; encoded by the coding sequence ATGGAAAAGGAAAATGTATTCAAATGGAAGCATTATCAGCCTGATATTATTTTGTTAACGGTAAGATGGTACCTACGGTACAACCTTAGTTTTCGTGATTTGGTGGAAATGCTAGAAGAACGGGGTTTATCCATTTCTCATACAACGATTATGCGTTGGGTTCATCAGTATGGTCCTGAATTGGACAAACGAATCCGTCGTCACCTCAAACAAACAAATGACTCTTGGAGAGTCGATGAAACATATATCAAAGTAAAAGGTCAATGGATGTATTTGTATCGTGCTGTTGATTCGAAAGGAAACACAATTGATTTTTTCCTAAACAAAACAAGAGGCCAGAAGGCTGCAAAGCGCTTTTTCAAGAAAGCTTTGCGGTCTTTTCATGTTTCAAAGCCACGTGTTATAACAGTCGATAAGAACCCGGCTTATCCTATAGCAATTGAACAGTTGAAAAAAGAAAAAAGCATACCTGATGGTATGCAACTTAGACAACAAAAGTATTTGAATAACATAGTAGAACAAGATCATCGCTTTATAAAGAAGCGAATCCGTTCTATGCAAGGGTTCAAATGTTTCGACACAGCTACATCCATTCTTTCAGGAGTAGAAGCCATGCATATGATTAAAAAAGAACAGCTTGATTTACGGGACCAGTCTGTCCAAAATCAGAAAGAATTCATCCATCAATTGTTTGGACTTGCAGCATAA
- a CDS encoding carboxymuconolactone decarboxylase family protein, which yields MEFEGRNSTESALLHYKYGLGLFTEKMPKLAEQFNSFTEECFKEGTLSKKQKQLIALGISLYSQDEYCIIYHIKGCLDQGASEHEIFEAVGVTAAFGGGATMSQAVTLVQECMQELKQ from the coding sequence ATGGAATTTGAAGGTAGAAATTCTACAGAATCTGCACTTCTTCATTATAAGTATGGTTTGGGTTTATTTACTGAGAAGATGCCTAAACTAGCCGAACAATTTAATTCCTTTACAGAGGAATGCTTTAAAGAAGGCACCTTATCAAAAAAGCAAAAACAGTTAATTGCTTTAGGTATTAGCCTTTATTCTCAGGATGAATATTGTATCATTTATCACATTAAAGGATGTCTAGATCAAGGAGCTTCAGAACACGAGATCTTTGAGGCGGTGGGAGTGACAGCTGCATTTGGTGGTGGTGCTACTATGAGTCAGGCAGTAACTCTTGTACAAGAGTGTATGCAAGAGTTAAAGCAGTAA
- a CDS encoding homing endonuclease associated repeat-containing protein yields the protein MYTRRILLSRLKEWAHSYQKLPTAKEILKDPNIPALSTYVRHFGSWNESLRQAGFQPRKKVNKM from the coding sequence ATGTATACAAGAAGGATTTTGTTATCCAGGCTAAAGGAATGGGCTCATTCTTATCAAAAATTACCGACTGCCAAAGAAATATTAAAAGATCCTAATATACCTGCCTTATCCACATATGTAAGGCATTTCGGCAGTTGGAATGAGTCTCTAAGGCAAGCTGGGTTCCAACCAAGAAAAAAGGTAAATAAAATGTGA
- a CDS encoding ferritin-like domain-containing protein, with protein MEKQSVVNTLNAFLKGQYMGIHAYEHYIEKLKDPEIKKEFQRIQQDHKQHALKVAERIQNLGGVPVDNEGIVGSVQGLISQFTVPDTTEGIVSSALKGEGYYGVQISEEIVYGDLDPESHMLIHDILDKDREHVNVLKKLTH; from the coding sequence ATGGAAAAACAGAGTGTAGTCAATACATTAAATGCCTTTCTAAAAGGGCAGTACATGGGTATTCATGCCTATGAGCATTATATAGAGAAGTTAAAAGATCCAGAAATAAAAAAGGAATTTCAAAGAATACAACAAGATCACAAACAACATGCCTTAAAAGTAGCAGAAAGAATACAAAATCTTGGAGGAGTACCAGTTGATAATGAAGGAATCGTTGGCTCTGTTCAAGGTTTAATAAGTCAATTTACAGTACCAGATACAACAGAAGGAATTGTAAGTAGCGCGTTAAAGGGCGAAGGTTATTATGGCGTTCAAATATCAGAAGAAATTGTATATGGTGATTTGGATCCAGAAAGTCATATGTTAATACATGATATTTTAGATAAAGATAGGGAACATGTAAATGTATTAAAAAAACTTACGCATTAA